Below is a window of Poecilia reticulata strain Guanapo linkage group LG8, Guppy_female_1.0+MT, whole genome shotgun sequence DNA.
ctgctgctgctgcgcaggtgtgtgttagaatcatggcagcaacccagcaaaacgtaaataacttggcacagtttttcccccgaactaaccgactgagttgagtaaagctgttggatgcaggggATGATAGCTAGAAGATGACtggctaatatcaatacagcacgttaagcttgttaacaagtagcctgtaggctgctggtgttgtctatgttcagcttcGTAGactcattttgccccccaaaataagtcggtGCCCCCGTTAAACTGGTCTGGAGccgggctggtcctggtccgtagttctctacataagagcgctgaacaagcagccgtgtattttgccacctgggcggtgcggagtggtgaagagacgctgagggaaccgaatctgatggggaaacagtaacaccagcattgtgagtagtttcttcttctgtggattgtaggaagcagctatgttttgcgtcatactatgcatgagctggtctggaacccgttttcaatctgtgccgttgttagagaaaacattcggtggtttcgtgtaaaYGCACACTACAAACGSaacaaaactcttccgttttcccccgaaatcgttgtcgtgtaaacggggccttaAGACATTTCCAACTTCCAGCCTGGGGCAGAacaattagcattttggctaatgttagcctaaaatGCTAATACTATAAATTAGTGTATAAAATTAGCTTATACAccaattttaaaatactgaatggagtaagtcctTGTTATTCAACACGCTATTGAGtacattgtagcttactttaTCATTGATGCTAATATTTAGGATCAGAACGCTGGGTTTCAATGTACGGGCACACTTCGGCAAGCcctgtttaaatttcttcagaaattttctaacttattttactattttttttctggttaggttacatttttgtatcgagttttatatttaattgctCAAAGTACTGAGGATTACTAAGTACAGTACTTTGGTTGCCTATTGTTGTAAATATGTTGTAGAAATAAACTTGGACTGGAAACCACTTTCAATTAACCCGTTGGTCCAAAAGATTCTGACCGTTCCAATCAGAACCTAGGAACGTCTTACTGGTTTATATTATTTAAGGACGTTATGAGCAGATAAATGAATTTACTTCAGTTGTAAAAGTAAGTATGAAAAAATTCCCAGAGCTGATTCATGCTGTGTACTAAACATTTCATTGTAATGGCGTCCTTTTCATACCACAAGTCATGAATAGAATGGCCAAAACAAAGTGACAAGCCCAAAAGAGGGTTCAATCATTTGCAACTTCATAAGTCAAAAGAACTGCAAAAATCTGATCCAACACTAAAAATATGGATGAAAACTTGGTCCCCAAGTGGTGGAGTTTGCATTAGTTTGTCGGTGAATTAATAAGGTCTTGTCATTATGCATATGTTGGATAACTCAGGGAAAAAATTGGTGTGTGTGGTGTTTGATCAAACCCAATAAAATTAATGTTCCTGTTCAAATAGCAGATAAAATATCAAGTAATCTCCAGTCACACCATAGTTCTGTTATTTCCAGCGACcttatctgactttttttccccacactaGAGACAAAAAGGAAAGGACCACATagcatttagaagaaaaaaaataaggagcTAAAAAGGCAGAACTCTACCCGATGCATCTCAAGATGAACTGCAGAAACATGATTTCTATTCATAACCAAAGCAAAACATTGTCAGTATGTCAGCagaaaacaaccacagcagctgttAAATGTGGTGACAGCAAACTAGAATTTGTATGCTAATCATGCTCATCAGATGCAATCAAAGCTTTGTGGGCGCCGTTTACATAGCATGTAAGATTTCTTAAAAAGCCCATGAGTGCATTTATCCTGCTGTCATATTTAGAACAgcatgagaaaagaaaatagcaaGAGGTTAGAAAAGGTAAGGGTACAAATCGTATACCCTTTACACTTCATCTATTTTATAGAGATTGACAGACAAAGTAGAAAATTAatgcaaagtaaaataattagatatgttttaattagagatgtgccgatcaggtttttttcctgccgataataccgatcacccatgagggctgatcacagataccgatcacataatttttctatcataaacactaccggttacattatgtggataaaggaaccatgaattcaccttaatttagacaaaaacttgtttttaataacttattccaAGAACAAAActggcattctgcaaattgtacttctatcggtaatactatctttaacagactgataacatatgaaggctctgaagaggctaaataatgcaaagagccaaaataaaatctctcaacattgcccaaaaaattcaagtataaaacttaacattcaaaagGCAAAtgcaggttccattacaataaacaatcctgagttactgaatgaaaacttcctgatagcatgacggctagctgattactgctagttctgaatggctgtttctgactgagaggagtaattatgcagaacagggaggagatcgatctttttttttttagagattatctgtctcatgttaggacagcgaaagttttaatacgtatgtaaaatgtatttttttaggttagatgctgcagctttaaacagaggttcagtgtgagagtcactaccaggtggagcagaagcggcgctccgtctgaaatattactacctgtagcgcgtagcagcggttcaacagcgagagcagaaccagcgtcttacatcgcagctcgaagacttaaataattttgcgggttatttgtttagctttgtgaccgtcatgctaatccgggtgagtgtttgtagctgtgcgctgctttacctgctgtctgatcctccatatgtctttactgcagtgagtctcgatgtagccaaactttgttaagtatggcattgtttttatgtcgtattagcttcgttgtgttgatgcattttgacctgcttcaattttccgccgcaacaYgcaaacttccccattcactcagtgctaTAGCKCCACATCgtttaggatttgttgctgcgcgtttgcgcagagtgaaggaaagaggagaccagctgcacaggcaggctgcgaaatgagatgcaggtgatcggcaacaagagccaatgatcaccgatcacccgattatgattggtgaccgatcgatcggcacacctctagttttaatatattttacacatcaataaaataaagggTGAAAGTTGAACCTCCATCCCAGCACCAAGTTCCATGCAGCCAGCAAAAGCCTTTCTTCAACATTTCCCATAAACTCTGATCATGCTCTATGTACATtccccacaccatgatgctgcaaacactttttttttttgcagtgtggatgGCATGTTCAGGTTGCTTTGCGGTGTTCATTTTCTgccacaaataaaacttttcatgtttcatcAAAGATTTCTTTTTGGTCTTGTCTGATCAGAGTCCTTTCTCCCACGCGCTTGCAGTGACCTACATATAGTTTGTGGAAAACTGCATGTAATGAAGGCTAGATTTATGGCGTACATGACTAATCAATGTTATCTCAACTCCCACTTGAGAAAGTGATatctgcagctgcttcagagTCTTGGTTGCTTCTTGGTTACTACTCTACATGCTTAGTCATTTTAGTGGAATCTAGTTCTGGTAGGTTAGCAGCTGTGTCTTAAACAATAGAATGTACTATGCACAATTAAAGACTTAAAAGGCAATAACTTTAAATGTAACCGTGTGTTAAACCTTTTAACTTTATCCTTGCCGGATGTGTTCTTGAGTCTTCATAACTCTCCATTAATGTTCCTTAAACTTCTGAGGTATTCATAAAGaatatgtgttataacattgcAAAAAGAATAAACTACCCTTCAGGTGACTTCTGATACAGTTGTTcactctggattttatttagatgcaTCAGAATGTAGAGggttaaatttaaatctgtcacactcttcagatttcacaaagaaaaacttaCCAGGGAAGTTTTCTTGAAGACTGTGTTTGTGCAGATTGATGAGAAAAATGCAAGGCTTTCTTGAAGTCCGttctaagaaaagaaaataaggtCAGGCAGATAAagccaagaaaaaaaggataaaaagaaaTCCATATAATTACCAACTGTTAATATAGTTTAATGACGTACCATTGATGGATCCTTAAACAACATCTGATCATAGCTGCTGAGAGCCACAACAAACAGTAAGGCATGAATAGAATCAAAGCAGCTCAGCCACTTTCTCCTTTCACTGCGTTGGCCACCAACATCATACAATCTGCCAACCGACAAGAAATAACGTctaaatccattttttaaaaaagattgaaaattACAGCTGATCTGCAGAAGAAAGAATTTCTTTACAAAGTAGATTTAGTTGTGATCAAGTgcattaaagcaataaaaagtcCCTACTATTCAAAATACTGAAGACATCCGTTTCAACAGAGTGGCACCCGGTGAACCTTAGGGTCTGGGTGACATGGGTAATGAGTTTCAATTTGGGCCAAAGAGTCTCCAGGTGCAAGATTGCTGCATGTCACCAGCAACGAGGCATTTATCTTCTGAGTCAGTTGTACCAAGCTGGAGGAGAATACGTGTTAACTGAACTGACAGCAGTAGCTGAAGTGGTGGAGAAAAGAATAATCACTGCAGCTTTCCTGAGTTACCAATTTAAAACATGAGATCCTGTcattttatgacaaactttGCTTGATTTAGAATTAATtcaacaaaatgtacaaaaggtGTAACAGCATTTTCATACCAAAAGGACAGCAAGGCCAACATTAGGCTTTTGAGTTATTGAGctgttttaactgaaaaaatgttttgatttagatATATTAGAAAAAGAGTTAGATCCATAAACTAGCCTCATCAAGTTTACAGCAAGAgttctttgtttattctttttttctcaaattacattttcaactatagacacacacacacacaagttctCTATGGATTCTAACCTGCAGCCCACAGAAACGGATAATGTTATTCAAGAAAGTAGATAGAGCATTGtaaaatgcatctgaaaagaaaagtttcagtGGTTTACTGATGTACTTCTtcatatttgtttgattttctgtttctaattAGAAAGTTTAAGGCCATCAATATTTAATGTCTAATTCACCCTCTTCATTCAGTTTACCACTGAAAGCTTCTTCCGTTTGTTGAAATGGCTTGAAAGGGAGTCTGTCTTCAGAGGTTCAATAACTCAATAAGAGACAGctggaagtttattttttatttacttgttatTTTCATTATTGTGGGTATAGATCAAGTTGTCTGTTTAACTGATTCTTAAGGACATTTTAAGTCGGATCGTTTGGTCAGGTATCTCTTCAGTTGGCAGACGCTTTTGAACATCTGCTTAGTAGTcatctttaaaatcaaaaacataacaaatgtgCTTATTCTGCGATTCAGACAGTTTTGTTTGGTGAATCacttttatgtttgtaaaacaGTGTTGCAGTTAACATTCTGTTGCCATCTCCCCTcgtaaaaaagttaaatgtccCTTGCTGAAACTACTTGATGTTTAATGTGCTGTGGTAAACAAGTTTTTAGGTTTGCCACACGTCCACCAATGCATTTACACAATTTAAAGTTCTTGTTTGATTAATAATGCAACTTATAGTTTCCAAATTCAAGATGATTAAGTCCCCATTTTAGAGTCAGAATTTCTTGACTCAATGTAAATTTAGAAGACCGATTTAAAAACCCACTCACCTTCAGGTtaaagattttatatatatatagcatttatttcaaagtctTACCTAAAGATCGTTTCATCTACTTGAAACTGTGTCTCAATGATTCCACAGGTCCTCACTCTGACTCTCAGGACATCCATCTCCGTGGGAATGTAGTTTGGCGAGATGATTCGACTTATGTTTTCAAAGAAGCTGCAGATGaccagaaaaaaaggaagacattTAACAATACGTAATTGACTAGCTGTAGACTGCGTTTTCTTGTTCTTTATCCATTGgttctagtattttttttaatcaattctTAATTCATTCACAAATatgcctttaaaaaatatttttaaaaaagcatataaaaaaaaataaaggaagctttagtttttaaaaacaagatgcCAAATTATTGTCAGCCAATATTTTTTCAGGACCTTTGTaacatttgtaatttcaatCTGTAGCAATGTCCTCCAAGCTACAGTATAGTcaccaaagcagcagaaaaataaaaaaataaaaatcacctcCCCGAGTCATCCCCGAGTCATGATGGTACTTTCACACTTAACCACAAGACAATTAGTTCTTTTCATACCCAAGGATTGCATACACCCAACACAAGTAGTTGGGGAAATGTACTGTAGAACTGAATTTTGAGAATTGCCTTTGATGTATTTAagcatcaaaagaaaatgcattagAAACTGAAATCTCATGGAAGCATCAGTGAAAATTTAAACCTTTCAATTGAAACTCTGCCTCCAGGCGTCTTATGTGAATCATGCCATTAATCACTTGATGTGACTTATCTTTTGTGACAAGATgacaaaaaggtttttctggaaatgctcaaataaaaaaataaaaataaaagttatccTGACTATTGAAATCCTGCAAAAATTGAGATTCTGAAAGTTTTGCAAGATCCCattgaatatttgaaaaatccTGACTGGAGTTTTGTGTCCCATTTAAATGGatcagaaaaaagttaaaatgcatATATTTGAGGTCAGCTATGACATTTCTTCTCTGAATTTGTTGTGGTCTATTCTGCAAACAAGACTTTTTTGGAACTGACTTCTATATAAGTGGGAATGCTTTGGACccgttttaattaaattttttttccataaagtgCTATAAAGATGACATTTGCTCTAACACTGCactatataaaataaaattaactgaattttACAAAGACTCAGAGAAAAAGCTAAACCTGTTCCAAACTGATTGCAATTTAAAACGTCCCAAACTCCTTGGAGGCTTGCATTTATAGTAGGGCTTAATTAGAACGCTTCTCGTAAACACCTTACAACCGCAGACAACTCACTGTAACTACATATTGTCTTTTAACATTAACCGCTCACTTCAAGCCCACGCCAGCATCAGAGAagtcattttacacatttgggTGCCTGGGGAAGTCAAGTGTGTCACGACACAGTCTAATCCAACATTTCTGGAGGGAGAAATCAATGGTGGGTCTAGCAAGGTGAGATCACTGAAAGAGAGACAGGCGAGTCTCATATAATCCCCCAGCAACTGACTTTATCGAGTTCCAGTAATGAAGCTGTCACACCTCCGTCCTTTCTCCGTCTGACCACCCGGAGTAGATTTTATCTTGACTGATCGCCTCCCTGTTGCCTCAAAGATAAGAAGTTAATTCTGCCCACCGAgtccacatttatttaaaaagacaaatcacTTCTTTTACTTAAAGAAATAATCACAATCCAATATTTAATCATATAGCCACTCGGGTATCCARCTTATTACCGAATATTGTGTGCACAAGACAAGTGCACATTTCGGATTGCTTTTCTGCAAACATATTCCATTCTTTACATAATGATGCAGCACAAAAGCACTCATCGAAAATACTGAACACGGAGCACAAAGCAGAGAGGTAGGAGTTGATGAAATTTTGAAGGCCATTTTGCTTTTACACAACTCTTGAAAGGGCATTATTGCATGATCCAACGACAGAGCGGAGAAAAACAAGTGCtgttcagacaaaaacattttggaacaaatgtgggaaaaataaCAGTATTTTGCACAAGTATTCATagcactttttcacattttgccatatAGTATGAAGATCACCAGACTTTTATGAGGAAAACCAGCTTGATGTGTGGAGGAGTGAAAAccaaatctgaaaggtgtggcatgcACTTGATTAAAGCCAACTTGTCTCTCAACTTAAGAAGTCCATAGCTCAAGTGAGAGAATGTGTCGACAGGAAAACGTCTAGTTGTGCATTCATTAAACAGgcttttatgaaaatgtggYAAGTAGTTAGATGTTGAAGTCCCAATTGGAGTTGgtcaaaagacagaaaacaagaagccaacgtcagatgagaccaaaaatcaataaatctttACACACAAACTGCCAGRCATAGCAAATACATAACTACACATGGCCCAGAACTCACCATCTCCATGATAAAACATGGAGATGCCAACATTACTCTGTGGGTGTAATTTTCTACAGaagcgataaaaaaaaaaagctaattgtAGCTTTCTTGAGACATCCCTCAAATAAGTAATTGATTCCTCACTTTTTATCACTTTTCAGAGCAATGCAAACTTTTCAGCCAAGTCATAAACACTTCACCTCAAGCTACACACAATCCCACACATACGCTACTATTCGTCTTCTCAGACACAAAAATAGTTTCTTTCATCATGTATGTTTTAYGTACTCCACCCTTATTCTCCTCCACCTGTATATCTGCaaacagctcttttttttattttttattttttatttgatgtggTTCTAATTAGGCTTCCTATTCCATAAATGTCACGCAAATTATTTCCTGATGCAAGTTATTCTCAGCGCTGCTTTTACCATTTGCTCTCTATAGACAAACTGTAACTACACACTCCTTACTGGGCAATTTCCCTTGACATTTCCACWGTCAGTCATAATTGGGAAGGGGATTGTGCAATATAAATCGCCCTGTGGTTGATGTACTCACTAGAGGGCGGAGTCGTTCAGATCGTACTCGTATCCTCTGGCTGCAGCGGCCCTYACCCCCTGGTCGGCCCAAAGGGCACAGAAGGCTTGAGCCACAAAAGGGAGCAGTTGCTGATYGTCTCCCAAACACTGGCTGCAGGACAGAATGCAGCGGGCCTGGATCTGGTTTAAGTATGGGAACATTATACAGTCAGAGTCAATAATATAATACTGGGATATTATCTTTACGAGACATGCACCGCAGACAGCACAAACCTGGAGGGAGCAATTTGATTTCATAGTGCATTAAAATCTCTAATTATCAGAGAGGTTAAGTTTTGATGTTAGTTTTATCAGATAATTATGGTGATTTTTAGATTACAGCTAATGGAAACCCCAAAATTAACTTTACCAAATTAAAGAACACtatagatctttttttttaatgtgtaaaagaaaaactgctgtaAAGCATAATCACCAAAACTAAGGATAAATGCTTGATGCTATTTACAGCAAATCTATAAGATACTAgcttactgaaataaaaaaaataaaaacaaaatcgcTCAGCAAAACCTGAAATCTCATCTAGTCTTaatgatttctgtttattaCAGACTTTAACACTTGGAAGCCTCACTSAAAGCTAGAACACAACAAAGAGTTGCAACGCACAATGGATGCAAATGCTTCTTTTCTCTTCGTAAAATCAAATATTATACAAGTACCGTTCATGAGACGAGGACTCCATGCTTCACATAGGCAGAGAGCGCCCTCTCGTGTCACAAAAAGCAGGTGCAGTGAAAGCCAAACAAGAGGAATGTCTGTGGCTCACCTTGTTCATATTATTTGCGAGGTTTATCCGCAGCTTGCCCATTCCTTGCAGAACAATCTTCATAGAGGTTAGAAGGTTATCCAACACTGCAGGCTTTGAAAACATGCGTCCATTTCATTCATCTTTattcaagaaaaagaaacgtatccagtatttaaaaatgtgtgatgaTGGTGTGAATGCGTGGTACCTTGAAACTAAGAAGTTCCTGGCTGGAGAAGCCACGGCTGTGTATTATCTTCATCTGTCTGATTATTGTGCTCTTTCCGCTCTCTGCAACTCCTGCCACACAAACAGCG
It encodes the following:
- the LOC103468860 gene encoding guanine nucleotide-binding protein G(o) subunit alpha-like codes for the protein MFRCLKLLHLSLKVCMGMCFQQDISEETKKTQIKNSTIEQDLCDHARAERNVIKILMLGVAESGKSTIIRQMKIIHSRGFSSQELLSFKPAVLDNLLTSMKIVLQGMGKLRINLANNMNKIQARCILSCSQCLGDBQQLLPFVAQAFCALWADQGVRAAAARGYEYDLNDSALYFFENISRIISPNYIPTEMDVLRVRVRTCGIIETQFQVDETIFRLYDVGGQRSERRKWLSCFDSIHALLFVVALSSYDQMLFKDPSMNGLQESLAFFSSICTNTVFKKTSLILFLNKTDLFRRKILHSGRHLRFYLSCYEGADCDVDAAAHHVAAVFSVCNMASSRPVYHHFGTAINSEVMKVVFHMVIDQIIKENLSAVQLL